One genomic segment of Actinomycetota bacterium includes these proteins:
- a CDS encoding LuxR C-terminal-related transcriptional regulator → MSSTCIGWVGVTMADATRGAQRVSAEDGPVVGVAAAGSGHVDGVCGPVGLPVAVSILVGREQERAEVAELVAETRLVTLTGSGGCGKTRLALEVAHDMAPGFEHGACWVELSGVGRPGSVAQALADAVGLREEPGRALVDTLIAKLRVRHGLVVLDNCEHVVGACATLVGELLRSCPRVTVLATSREPLAIDGETTWQVPPLRVPDPQARSADTVVAADAVALFETRARQVRPDFVVTDDNAAALGEICRRLDGIPLAVELAATRMRVLSPMQIAAGLSDRFRLLTGGGRRAPTRQHTLEASVEWSFGLLSDAERLALARLSVFAGTFDIDAAEAVVAGSDIDEAQVLDLVGALADRSLLQVGEHDGRARYRLLETIRLFAQERLAELDDPARVRDRHLDFFIGLANRAQAGLDGPDAAAWNARLAADLADLRAAMAWAVDSGRPVAVLDIAEPTRRFWFDRSRYSEMVRWLRAAVDSPAATDTDRARGLATASLVIAGSGHTASAYGFADRAVSVARALDVDDTLALGLALRASTGLWSGLATSDTSTADAEQAVALAARLEDDATRILVLAFAGVTACDGRSLREGVELLEQTVAACEDAGVSFTRPTAQAQLGAYLLFSGEFDRAREHTQQGLAWARRIDRPGWEAYALAVLAAADLFVGDIDTAAEHGADAEALLRARSLSPNVFELLIGRWTVLVAYGLGETDKARRAAEALRRAARERGTRLDEAWAMWLLGLVALAEPRPDDAREHLEKCRQLSVDPRYPFTLGRALVGLAGLDGDPEDAWELAHEGLEVLADAGDRLGAVEALEAVAVLCVARDQPDQALRLLAAAERFHDDTGIVRLPVQAERAERHTAAARAQLDPDDAEAYWAEGTQLSLDEAVAYARRGRGERARPQVGWAALTPTEREIVRLVAEGHTNAEIGERVFVSIHTVKKHLSHVYAKVGLDGRAELVAVAARRDL, encoded by the coding sequence TGAACTTGTGGCGGAGACGCGCCTGGTCACCCTGACCGGCTCGGGGGGCTGCGGGAAGACCCGGCTGGCCCTGGAGGTGGCACACGATATGGCACCCGGGTTCGAGCACGGGGCCTGTTGGGTGGAGCTGTCGGGGGTGGGCCGTCCCGGTTCGGTCGCCCAGGCGCTCGCGGATGCGGTCGGTCTCCGTGAGGAGCCCGGGCGAGCGCTGGTCGACACGTTGATCGCCAAGCTGCGTGTCCGCCACGGTCTGGTGGTTCTCGACAACTGTGAGCACGTGGTCGGGGCCTGCGCGACGCTGGTGGGCGAGCTGCTGCGGTCGTGCCCGCGCGTGACCGTGTTGGCGACCAGCCGTGAGCCGTTGGCGATCGACGGGGAAACGACCTGGCAGGTCCCCCCGCTGCGGGTGCCCGACCCGCAGGCGCGGTCGGCCGACACGGTCGTGGCGGCGGATGCGGTGGCCCTGTTCGAAACGCGGGCACGTCAGGTCCGGCCCGACTTTGTTGTCACCGATGACAACGCTGCTGCCCTGGGGGAGATCTGCCGACGTCTGGACGGGATCCCTCTTGCAGTCGAGCTCGCCGCAACGCGGATGCGGGTGCTCTCGCCGATGCAGATCGCCGCGGGGTTGTCGGACCGGTTCCGGCTGTTGACCGGCGGGGGCCGTCGCGCTCCGACGCGGCAACACACGTTGGAGGCGTCGGTGGAGTGGAGCTTCGGGCTGCTCTCAGACGCCGAACGGTTGGCGTTGGCACGCCTGTCGGTCTTCGCCGGCACCTTCGACATCGATGCCGCGGAGGCGGTCGTGGCCGGATCCGACATCGACGAGGCGCAGGTGCTCGACCTCGTCGGCGCGCTGGCCGACCGTTCGCTGCTGCAGGTCGGCGAGCACGACGGTCGGGCGCGCTACCGGCTGTTGGAGACGATCCGGTTGTTCGCACAGGAACGGCTGGCCGAGCTCGACGACCCCGCTCGCGTGCGTGACCGCCACCTGGACTTCTTCATCGGGCTGGCCAACCGGGCGCAGGCCGGGCTGGACGGCCCGGATGCCGCGGCGTGGAACGCACGGCTGGCTGCCGACCTGGCCGATCTGCGCGCCGCGATGGCGTGGGCGGTCGACTCGGGTCGTCCGGTGGCGGTGCTGGACATCGCCGAACCGACCCGGCGGTTCTGGTTTGACCGGAGCCGCTACTCGGAGATGGTGCGCTGGTTGCGGGCGGCCGTGGACTCCCCGGCAGCCACCGACACCGACCGGGCCCGAGGGCTTGCCACCGCGAGCCTGGTGATCGCCGGCAGTGGCCATACCGCGAGCGCGTACGGCTTCGCCGACCGGGCGGTCTCGGTGGCACGGGCCCTCGACGTCGACGACACCCTCGCCCTGGGTCTTGCCCTCCGCGCCTCCACAGGCCTTTGGTCAGGGCTGGCGACCAGCGACACGAGCACCGCCGACGCTGAGCAGGCGGTGGCGCTGGCCGCACGGCTCGAGGACGACGCCACCCGCATCCTCGTCCTAGCCTTCGCCGGCGTCACCGCCTGCGATGGACGCTCGCTCAGGGAGGGTGTGGAGCTGCTCGAGCAGACCGTGGCGGCTTGCGAAGACGCCGGGGTCAGCTTCACCCGCCCGACCGCACAAGCCCAGCTGGGGGCGTACCTGCTGTTCTCCGGCGAGTTCGACCGCGCCCGCGAACACACACAGCAGGGCCTCGCCTGGGCCCGGCGGATCGATCGACCCGGCTGGGAAGCCTACGCCTTGGCGGTGCTCGCCGCCGCTGACCTGTTCGTGGGTGACATCGACACCGCGGCAGAGCATGGAGCCGACGCCGAGGCGCTGCTGCGCGCACGAAGCCTGTCGCCGAACGTGTTTGAGTTGCTCATCGGCCGCTGGACGGTTCTCGTGGCGTACGGCTTGGGCGAAACCGACAAAGCCCGCCGGGCCGCCGAAGCGCTGCGTCGTGCCGCCCGAGAGCGGGGCACCCGGCTGGATGAGGCGTGGGCGATGTGGCTGCTCGGGCTGGTCGCCCTGGCCGAGCCGCGACCCGATGACGCCAGGGAGCACCTCGAAAAGTGCCGGCAGCTGTCGGTCGACCCGCGCTACCCGTTCACACTCGGGCGGGCGCTGGTCGGGCTCGCCGGTCTCGACGGCGACCCCGAGGACGCGTGGGAGCTGGCCCACGAGGGTCTCGAGGTGCTGGCCGACGCCGGGGACCGGCTTGGTGCGGTCGAGGCGTTGGAGGCCGTCGCCGTCCTGTGCGTAGCACGCGACCAACCCGACCAGGCGCTGCGGCTGCTCGCCGCCGCCGAGCGGTTCCACGACGACACCGGCATCGTCCGGCTCCCGGTGCAAGCCGAGCGGGCTGAGCGGCACACCGCTGCCGCCCGGGCGCAGCTCGACCCGGACGACGCCGAGGCGTACTGGGCCGAGGGGACACAGCTGTCCCTGGATGAGGCGGTCGCCTACGCGCGCCGCGGGAGGGGTGAGCGCGCACGTCCGCAGGTCGGCTGGGCGGCGCTGACCCCCACGGAGCGTGAGATCGTGCGGCTCGTCGCGGAGGGGCACACCAACGCCGAGATCGGCGAACGCGTGTTCGTCAGCATCCACACCGTCAAGAAGCACCTCTCCCACGTCTACGCCAAGGTCGGCCTCGACGGCCGCGCCGAGCTGGTCGCCGTGGCTGCCCGCCGCGACCTGTGA